Proteins encoded together in one Ipomoea triloba cultivar NCNSP0323 chromosome 4, ASM357664v1 window:
- the LOC116017602 gene encoding major strawberry allergen Fra a 1-2-like: MGVSTYTDEQTSPVAPSRIFKASIVDSHNLIPKLMPQAIKSIDIVQGNGGTGSIKQINFPEGSSLKSIKYYIDELNEETLTYKYTLVEGDALLDQLEKITYEVKFEKTAEGGSISKVTSKYYTVGDFKMKEEEIKAGKERVLAMYKAVEAYLIQNPQAYA, translated from the exons ATGGGCGTCTCCACCTACACTGACGAGCAGACTTCTCCGGTCGCCCCATCAAGGATTTTCAAGGCCTCAATTGTCGACTCCCACAACTTGATCCCAAAGCTAATGCCACAAGCCATCAAGAGCATCGACATCGTCCAAGGCAACGGTGGGACCGGGAGCATTAAGCAAATCAACTTCCCCGAAG GTAGTAGTTTGAAGTCGATAAAGTATTACATCGACGAGCTGAACGAGGAGACGTTGACGTACAAGTACACGCTGGTCGAGGGCGACGCCCTGCTAGATCAGCTCGAGAAGATAACGTACGAGGTGAAGTTTGAGAAGACCGCGGAGGGTGGCTCCATTTCTAAGGTGACAAGCAAGTACTACACTGTTGGGGATTTCAAgatgaaagaagaagaaatcaaggCTGGGAAAGAGAGGGTGCTGGCAATGTACAAAGCTGTGGAGGCCTATCTTATTCAGAACCCTCAGGCTTATGCTTAG
- the LOC116017675 gene encoding uncharacterized protein LOC116017675, with translation MRTEMGNTNTSGIQEEEGAAYTKAPQQAEESLNDPPSANDHNVEKVTPVSRNEQDGVDKERVSQFSEVQLEAKDLAIKSSGVQIVDSIEEVGRDEESVEPKYGENSESSDQSFTHSGEVENVDANLDSKSDPLTHINGPVQLLDPESNPPSSNRENFAEMDDSCSDDDMNHCKKTEIEHTSAVVASGVDVEDVDEENNELMMEETASQPDRAIEEEDAAVSSRDKVENGLGNEGDKEGNLELNLDNLEEDVAKMNTLDCSDAASKPNEERMSLPQEIKMASENSFPVNQTEPIEQEVNEFMIESHNQEKEEGYSTKENSISCLGTESIEKQDLVSRPDIDAKEATEIVSGEEISIVHNHEEEKAGDDSIVQKLGDRNDCLTNETEDEEQTLKKDNDSCDDAAKELEFEGAGNSSELPDSDTIKQIFVTNEVRGIPRPEKEQPPGTISEHEIPADLSDEQCANGIISPLPVIRSKTLETTRRYSVDYSSEQPAGNQIETRRFPSFDFGIPFDARSSESDQTPLLRPDKPPTRRLSIDFQNTALQATYARDSLDYDTMGVEEKTIRVERSDPDAGPFLITLKKDENGNLTDKTSNSLLADMKEGNMMFKNIPPPANDQLALASPKGGNGKRKPLPSFFSTCICCTATIN, from the exons ATGAGAACAGAGATGGGGAACACAAACACATCAGGAATCCAAG AAGAAGAGGGGGCTGCTTATACTAAAGCTCCACAGCAGGCCGAAGAATCTCTGAATGACCCGCCTTCTGCAAATGATCATAACGTCGAAAAAGTAACACCAGTTAGTAGAAATG AGCAAGACGGGGTGGATAAGGAACGCGTTTCTCAGTTTTCTGAAGTTCAGTTAGAAGCAAAGGATTTGGCTATAAAATCGAGTGGTGTCCAGATAGTTGATTCGATTGAAGAAGTGGGGAGGGATGAAGAATCAGTGGAACCAAAATATGGAGAAAACAGTGAAAGTAGTGATCAGTCCTTTACTCACTCAG GGGAGGTGGAAAACGTTGATGCAAATCTCGACTCTAAGTCTGATCCGTTAACACACATTAATGGTCCTGTCCAGCTTCTAGACCCCGAGTCCAATCCACCATCAAGCAACAGAGAGAATTTTGCAGAAATGGATGATTCTTGTAGTGATGATGATATGAATCACTGCAAGAAGACAGAAATCGAGCATACTAGTGCTGTAGTTGCTTCTGGTGTTGATGTTGAGGATGTGGACGAGGAAAATAATGAGCTGATGATGGAAGAAACGGCTTCTCAACCAGACAGAGCGATCGAGGAAGAAGATGCAGCTGTGAGCTCGAGGGATAAGGTTGAAAACGGtttgggaaatgaaggtgataaaGAGGGCAATCTTGAGCTGAATTTGGATAATCTAGAAGAAGATGTTGCCAAGATGAATACATTAGACTGTTCTGATGCAGCCTCGAAACCAAACGAAGAACGTATGTCTCTTCCTCAGGAGATTAAGATGGCTTCAGAGAACAGTTTTCCAGTCAATCAGACAGAGCCTATAGAACAGGAAGTGAATGAGTTCATGATAGAGTCTCATAACCAGGAAAAGGAAGAGGGATATTCAACCAAGGAGAATTCCATTTCTTGTTTGGGAACTGAATCCATAGAAAAGCAGGATTTGGTGTCTCGACCCGACATTGATGCTAAAGAAGCTACTGAAATAGTCTCAGGAGAAGAGATCTCCATTGTCCATAACCATGAAGAAGAGAAGGCTGGAGATGACAGCATTGTCCAGAAACTAGGCGACCGCAATGATTGTCTCACAAACGAGACAGAGGACGAGGAGCAAACGTTAAAGAAAGACAATGATAGCTGTGATGATGCAGCCAAGGAATTGGAATTTGAGGGTGCTGGTAATAGTTCTGAACTACCAGATAGCGACACAATCAAGCAAATTTTCGTCACAAATGAGGTACGAGGGATCCCAAGGCCAGAGAAAGAACAACCTCCCGGGACAATATCAGAACACGAAATACCAGCAGACCTATCCGATGAGCAATGTGCAAACGGGATCATTTCTCCACTTCCAGTCATTCGTTCTAAAACGCTGGAAACCACGAGGAGGTACAGTGTGGACTACAGCTCAGAACAACCTGCAGGCAATCAGATTGAAACCAGAAGGTTCCCGAGCTTTGATTTTGGCATTCCTTTTGATGCAAGGTCTTCTGAATCTGATCAAACGCCCCTTCTCCGCCCTGACAAGCCCCCTACCAGACGCTTATCAATCGACTTCCAAAACACAGCTCTGCAAGCCACATACGCCCGAGACTCCCTGGACTACGATACAATGGGAGTGGAAGAGAAAACCATTAGAGTGGAGAGAAGTGATCCTGATGCTGGTCCATTCTTGATCACACTAAAGAAAGACGAAAATGGTAACCTCACAGACAAAACATCAAACAGTTTGCTTGCAGATATGAAGGAAGGGAACATGATGTTCAAGAACATCCCTCCTCCAGCAAACGATCAGCTCGCATTAGCTTCACCCAAAGGCGGAAATGGGAAGCGAAAGCCTCTCCCTTCATTCTTCAGCACATGCATCTGTTGCACAGCTACCATCAACTGA
- the LOC116014976 gene encoding disease resistance protein RPP13-like: protein MQQLEGLGRNWKASAAHHQHASHSQPHQGSSIMVGKNNEFQIVKAMLIQHSSRQREIVSIQGMGGIGKTTLARRLYEDPSVAYRFDIRAWVVASQYHNKLQMLTDLLKSLGCVGNGTQEYQLAQQQVYQKLMQQRYFVVIDNIWSVEAWDSVKACFSDNGNGSRVLLTTRSADVATIIGSNNDFSHQMQLLEEDESWNLFREKTSKFMGFEFNMIGRQIVEKCKGLPLAIVVAAGLFSKLHTLDEWKNVAEVLNSSASTTTIDEECSRILSSSYNHLPHNLKACFLYLSVFPEDEEIHVKEIVKLWVAEGLVKASEDMSFDVVAKRYIQELKDRNLILSLFLLCYGRPVLIPNNNCIDNLRNLMKLSFCCVSFEGKTINNFSKLPKLEVLRLMECKWIGGEWELLETESFDQLIYLKISVSNLERWEASACHFPNLERLVLDWCEELETIPAEFAEIPNLKSIELYGCLHSAVESAKEIQREQHEQGNDNMVVIEEDTKEICFS from the exons ATGCAGCAGTTGGAAGGACTTGGAAGGAATTGGAAGGCATCTGCAGCCCATCACCAACACGCTTCACACTCCCAGCCCCACCAGGGCAGCAGCATAATGGTGGGGAAAAACAATGAGTTCCAGATTGTAAAGGCGATGCTAATTCAGCATTCATCAAGGCAACGGGAAATTGTCTCCATTCAAGGTATGGGAGGCATCGGCAAGACAACCTTAGCTAGACGACTTTATGAAGATCCATCAGTTGCCTACCGCTTTGACATCCGAGCTTGGGTTGTTGCCTCACAATATCATAATAAGTTGCAAATGCTCACAGATCTTCTTAAATCATTGGGTTGTGTAGGTAATGGCACTCAAGAGTATCAGCTAGCACAACAACAAGTGTACCAAAAGCTGATGCAGCAAAGGTACTTTGTTGTGATAGATAACATTTGGAGTGTCGAAGCCTGGGATTCCGTCAAAGCTTGCTTTTCAGATAATGGAAATGGCAGTCGAGTTTTGTTGACTACTCGCTCTGCTGATGTGGCTACTATTATAGGCTCTAACAATGACTTTTCGCATCAAATGCAATTGTTAGAAGAAGATGAGAGTTGGAATCTATTTCGTGAAAAGACAAGCAAATTTATGGGTTTTGAATTCAATATGATTGGGAGACAGATTGTTGAGAAATGCAAAGGATTGCCTTTGGCAATTGTTGTTGCTGCAGGTCTATTTTCCAAACTTCATACGCTAGATGAGTGGAAGAATGTTGCAGAAGTTTTAAATTCATCtgcatcaacaacaacaattgaTGAAGAATGTTCAAGGATACTTTCATCCAGTTACAATCACTTGCCTCACAATTTGAAAgcttgttttttatatttgagcGTATTTCCAGAAGATGAAGAGATTCATGTTAAAGAAATTGTAAAGTTATGGGTTGCCGAAGGACTCGTAAAGGCATCTGAGGATATGAGCTTTGATGTGGTGGCTAAGAGGTACATTCAAGAACTCAAGGATAGGAACCTAATTCTA AGTCTGTTTCTTCTTTGTTATGGGCGTCCGGTTCTGATTCCAAACAACAACTGCATTGATAATTTGAGAAATCTTATGAAGTTGAGCTTTTGTTGTGTGAGCTTTGAGGGGAagacaattaataattttagcAAATTGCCTAAACTTGAGGTGCTACGGCTAATGGAATGCAAGTGGATTGGTGGAGAGTGGGAACTACTCGAAACAGAGAGTTTTGACCagttaatttatttgaaaattagtGTGAGTAATCTTGAGCGTTGGGAAGCAAGTGCTTGTCATTTTCCGAATCTTGAGCGTCTAGTCCTTGATTGGTGCGAAGAATTGGAAACGATTCCCGCTGAATTTGCAGAAATTCCAAACTTGAAGTCAATTGAATTGTATGGATGTCTTCATTCTGCGGTGGAATCTGCCAAGGAAATTCAAAGAGAGCAACATGAGCAAGGAAATGATAATATGGTTGTCATTGAGGAAGACACAAAAGAG ATTTGCTTTTCCTGA
- the LOC116017053 gene encoding uncharacterized protein LOC116017053, which produces MASHFHTTYPTVAARAAVKKHQLEFPFSFSTKDFPAGRNSRKSSRIIRVSDGGGDLSYLDMWKTAMDRERKSVEFQRIVENSRKSSDDEEDGADEEDSPEAMERKSSEFQKILEFSPEERDRIQRMQVIDRASAAISAARALLKENPRPQMEVSGEIEFQSEENEENRQGGLQSGSLSVPQSTNITNATPGPNFWAWTPPPDDDDNHLKSDTKASPLSNLSSPVMEKERSADFLTIPFETAVLGSKIGPPLPPLQSLVEVEDLGTSSSTLEMPHQEEEHELSVQFSAHAAEAALALDQVVEASLYGVNADGSRWWRETGTEQRPDGVICKWTLTRGVSADKTIEWENKYWEAADEFGYKELGSEKSGRDAVGNVWREYWRESMGQSSGLVHMEKTADKWAKNGIGEEWQEQWWEHYDASGQAEKWAHKWCSIDPNTPLDAGHAHVWHERWGEKYDGHGGAMKYTDKWAERCEGDGWSKWGDKWDENFDLNAHGVKQGETWWEGKSGDRWNRTWGEGHNGSGWVHKYGKSSSGEHWDTHAEEETWYERFPHYGFYHCFENSVQLKEVKRPSEWP; this is translated from the exons ATGGCGAGCCATTTCCACACTACTTACCCGACTGTGGCCGCACGCGCCGCCGTCAAAAAGCACCAACTGGAATTCCCATTTTCCTTTTCCACTAAAGATTTTCCGGCGGGCCGGAATAGCCGGAAGAGCTCGAGAATCATCAGAGTCTCGGATGGAGGAGGGGACTTGTCGTATTTGGACATGTGGAAGACGGCGATGGATCGCGAGAGGAAGTCTGTGGAGTTCCAGAGGATCGTGGAGAACAGTAGAAAATCCAGCGACGATGAAGAGGACGGCGCCGACGAGGAGGACAGCCCGGAAGCGATGGAGAGGAAGAGCAGCGAGTTCCAGAAGATTCTAGAGTTTTCTCCCGAGGAAAGAGATAGGATTCAGAGAATGCAAGTGATTGATCGTGCCTCGGCGGCGATCTCGGCTGCTAGGGCACTGTTGAAGGAGAATCCGCGGCCTCAGATGGAGGTTTCCGGTGAAATTGAATTTCAGAGTGAAGAAAATGAGGAAAATCGACAAGGAG GGCTGCAAAGTGGCAGCTTATCTGTGCCACAATCAACAAACATCACTAATGCAACGCCTGGGCCGAATTTCTGGGCATGGACACCTCCTcctgatgatgatgacaatCACCTGAAATCAGACACCAAAGCTTCTCCGCTTTCAAATCTGAGCAGTCCTGTAATGGAGAAAGAACGCTCTGCAGATTTTCTGACAATTCCGTTTGAGACTGCTGTTTTGGGGAGTAAAATCGGTCCTCCTCTTCCCCCGCTTCAGTCACTCGTGGAGGTTGAAGATTTGGGCACTTCTAGCTCCACGTTAGAGATGCCGCATCAAGAGGAGGAGCATGAACTCAGTGTTCAGTTTTCAGCACACGCGGCTGAAGCTGCTCTTGCACTGGATCAGGTCGTTGAGGCTTCTTTGTACGGAGTCAATGCTGATGGATCGAGGTGGTGGAGGGAGACGGGGACTGAACAAAGACCCGATGGGGTTATCTGCAAGTGGACATTGACGAGGGGCGTTAGTGCAGACAAAACTATCGAGTGGGAAAATAAGTATTGGGAAGCTGCTGATGAGTTTGGTTACAAGGAATTAGGCTCTGAGAAATCTGGACGAGATGCTGTAGGAAATGTGTGGCGTGAATATTGGAGAGAATCCATGGGGCAG AGCTCTGGGCTTGTCCACATGGAGAAAACTGCAGATAAGTGGGCAAAGAACGGGATAGGTGAAGAATGGCAGGAGCAATGGTGGGAACATTACGATGCTTCTGGACAAGCGGAGAAATGGGCACATAAGTGGTGCAGCATTGATCCTAACACGCCTCTTGATGCTGGCCACGCTCATGTGTGGCATGAAAG GTGGGGCGAGAAATATGACGGGCATGGAGGCGCAATGAAATACACGGACAAATGGGCTGAGCGGTGCGAAGGCGATGGCTGGTCGAAATGGGGCGACAAATGGGACGAGAACTTCGATTTAAATGCTCACGGGGTGAAACAAGGGGAGACGTGGTGGGAAGGCAAAAGCGGCGATAGATGGAACCGCACGTGGGGCGAGGGCCACAACGGGTCGGGATGGGTGCACAAGTATGGCAAGAGCAGCAGCGGGGAGCACTGGGACACTCATGCTGAGGAAGAAACATGGTATGAGAGATTCCCACATTATGGCTTCTATCATTGCTTTGAGAACTCTGTCCAACTCAAAGAAGTTAAGAGACCATCAGAATGGCCATGA